The following proteins are encoded in a genomic region of Neurospora crassa OR74A linkage group VI, whole genome shotgun sequence:
- a CDS encoding arabinosidase: MRLSSLTLLVSTWVWACCALVIDTASLGLDNNQIAQRAGPSLAGYLGVFFLGADPYVYFYLSNGNNPISFKALNKGSPIFKPTKGTGGVRDPTIVPGGGSEAGKKWYIIGTDLNIGKTTWDAAQRTGSKGIFVWESTDLINWVNERLVIVEDNTAGMVWAPEAIWDPAKGQYLVHWASKFYPPSDPSHTGTPSSTKIRYAYTSDFRTFSTPQTYIDRSPTNIIDLTILPLNNSSSSSSSSYLRFMKDESLKTVFVETSTTGLFGTWTRVGGASAIIQSGVEGPAAYWDNTTPGKVHLLLDFYGSDGYRPYESTTPERNTGGWTASSRTGWPTGLRHGSVLPVDRTVWERLNARWG; this comes from the exons ATGAGGCTCTCCAGTCTCACTCTCCTCGTCTCTACCTGGGTGTGGGCCTGCTGCGCCCTCGTCATCGACACCGCATCTTTGGGTCTTGACAATAACCAGATAGCCCAGCGCGCGGGCCCATCGCTCGCCGGATACTTGGgggtcttcttcctcggcgcCGATCCATACGTCTACTTCTATCTCAGCAACGGCAACAATCCCATCTCGTTCAAGGCTCTAAACAAGGGCTCGCCAATCTTCAAGCCGACCAAGGGGACAGGAGGTGTTCGGGATCCGACTATCGTTCCGGGTGGAGGGAGCGAGGCAGGAAAAAAGTGGTATATCATTGGGACGGATTTGAATATTGGAAAG ACAACATGGGACGCAGCACAACGAACAGGCTCCAAGGGGATATTTGTCTGGGAAAGCACCGATCTCATCAACTGGGTCAATGAGAGACTAGTGATCGTAGAAGACAATACGGCCGGCATGGTATGGGCACCTGAAGCGATTTGGGATCCGGCAAAGGGTCAATATCTTGTCCATTGGGCTTCCAAATTT TACCCCCCCTCCGACCCCTCCCACACCggcaccccctcctccaccaagatCCGCTACGCCTACACCTCCGACTTCCGCACCTTTTCCACTCCCCAGACGTACATCGACCGATCCCCAACCAACATCATCGACCTGACCATTCTTCCTCTCAAcaactcctcttcctcctcctcctcctcctacctcCGCTTCATGAAAGACGAATCCCTCAAGACCGTCTTCGTCGAAACATCCACCACCGGTCTTTTTGGGACTTGGACCCGCGTCGGTGGTGCCTCAGCCATCATCCAATCGGGGGTAGAAGGTCCCGCGGCGTACTGGGATAATACCACTCCCGGCAAGGTTCATTTGCTATTAGACTTTTATGGGAGTGATGGGTATCGACCGTATGAGAGTACGACTCCGGAAAGGAATACGGGTGGGTGGACGGCGAGTTCGAGGACGGGGTGGCCGACGGGGTTGAGGCATGGGAGTGTGTTGCCGGTGGACAGGACGGTTTGGGAGAGGTTGAATGCTAGGTGGGGGTAA
- a CDS encoding developmental regulator VosA, whose amino-acid sequence MATASPPSMDGMSPVYELKIRQQPKNARVAIGKEKDRKPIDPPPIVQLDIHPMRHQIHNPYLILVCKLVAPDSTEHDDANHQQPEPKDNDLIGSLCSSPYVLKDTNNAQGLFFIFQDVSVRREGTYRLEFNLFELKPLTRECIALARTTSDKFVVFPHRYFPGMAESTFLTRSFSDQGVRIRLRKDSRSVSTRKRGANALGVGAGSGDVVGRLRTGSTMGLGGQQYSPITISHHSQSHGSGGSHDELSSTSTSPINRINTTLASHHPHDLIPGIGHLDRSQHHRGSLASQTSSSLLDSPSNTTMLNSPTVTGVGGFGASTATTLGGGGNYSFTGVAAAHQYSYPGTALSLTTGTTADDRYYDYNRAGKRPRLLHGTGVDDLLDHSYGRDPYGRDPYDHHHRVVGGSVTLPPHTQGYATMDATHGYGHGRHHDYYGVTAAGPYFGSAM is encoded by the exons ATGGCAACAGCATCGCCGCCGTCCATGGACGGCATGTCACCCGTCTACGAACTCAAGATCCGTCAACAGCCCAAGAATGCGCGCGTAGCTATTGGCAAAGAAAAAG ACAGAAAGCCCATCGACCCCCCTCCCATCGTCCAGCTCGATATTCACCCTATGCGCCATCAAATACACAACCCTTATCTGATCCTCGTTTGCAAGCTTGTCGCTCCAGATAGTACCGAGCACGACGATGccaaccaccagcagccCGAACCCAAGGACAACGACCTGATCGGCTCCCTTTGCTCGTCTCCCTACGTCCTCAAGGACACCAACAATGCCCAAGGCCTGTTTTTTATCTTCCAGGATGTTTCAGTACGCCGTGAAGGCACCTATCGCCTCGAATTCAACCTCTTTGAGCTCAAGCCTCTAACCAGGGAGTGCATCGCCTTAGCCAGGACCACCTCCGACAAGTTCGTTGTGTTTCCTCATCGGTACTTCCCCGGAATGGCCGAAAGCACCTTCTTGACAAGGTCCTTCAGTGATCAGGGCGTGCGCATCCGACTACGCAAGGACAGCCGCAGTGTCAGCACGCGCAAGAGGGGTGCTAACGCACTAGGAGTCGGGGCGGGCAGCGGTGATGTCGTAGGACGTCTGCGGACCGGCTCGACGATGGGTCTAGGCGGACAACAATACTCGCCCATCACTATCTCCCACCACTCCCAATCCCACGGTAGCGGCGGAAGTCACGATGAGCTCTCCTCAACGAGCACCAGCCCCATCAACcgcatcaacaccaccctaGCCAGCCATCACCCGCACGACCTCATCCCCGGCATTGGCCACTTGGACCGCAGCCAACACCACCGCGGCTCTTTAGCCTCGCAAACGTCTTCAAGCCTCCTCGACTCcccctccaacaccaccatgcTCAACTCCCCCACTGTCACAGGCGTAGGCGGTTTTGGCGCCTCCACAGCCACCaccctcggcggcggcggtaacTACTCTTTCACCGGCGTCGCCGCCGCGCATCAGTACTCCTACCCCGGCACAGCCCTCAGTCTaaccaccggcaccaccgccgaTGATCGTTACTACGATTACAACAGGGCTGGCAAGAGGCCTAGGTTGTTGCATGGTACCGGAGTGGATGATCTGCTGGATCATTCATATGGGAGAGACCCTTACGGACGGGACCCCTacgatcatcatcaccgcgTGGTCGGCGGCAGCGTGACGCTCCCACCCCATACGCAGGGGTATGCAACGATGGATGCCACGCACGGGTATGGCCATGGACGACATCATGATTATTATGGGGTGACGGCTGCGGGGCCTTACTTTGGGTCGGCAATGTGA
- a CDS encoding DNA repair protein, whose amino-acid sequence MSTFNGLLAEFPDIRVDFFRNHANRRPPLACFLSHVHTDHLAGLDTLRSPFVYCSAATREILLRLETVARRINYAQGILEARQLSYKHLRNLLKPLPLDTPVELELEPGNHIQVTLLDANHCPGAVMFLFEGQGKAALYTGDIRSEPWHVNAIARSPSMVQYAYGLKTLDTIYLDTSFVEDIEFPTKARGISELLDKVSKYPPKTIFHFQAWTYGYEDVWIALSKALQSRVHVDEYKMGIYQSLLAKDPGNRRGFGALHHLSPEAPALVGFMRGNSYHPGCLTLDENVRLHSCEKGNYCKTVRENPIVQIHPVLTHLHNGEDLPELGIGGGGDDLEHDEEQEHLSEVQVQMVTKFIRWLEKSAEKVELLPLESFASGSKIEIGLELLTSGADNKSALINFLRDLIMKSKSQIALERSMLAAHNAAEGSLPSLITFPYSRHSSYAELCHLVGTFKPKDVWPNTVNPREWLEQGITIEHLFGEHCSGNSFRHDKLMEEMFGMREQPIRISDDSQSTTSHPASSCHTPSSPTPQVVDNWDGTTIAPNLNLESSFSQISVQSEAFFDMRTHAFHLMLDNAINNAGHDIGLISTRDHHTNKEVELGET is encoded by the exons ATGTCTACCTTCAACGGCTTGTTGGCCGAGTTTCCCGACATCAGAG TCGACTTCTTCCGCAACCACGCAAACCGCAGGCCTCCGTTGGCTTGTTTCTTGAGCCATGTCCATACCGATCACCTTGCTGGTCTCGACACCTTGCGATCACCATT CGTTTATTGCTCTGCCGCCACCAGGGAGATACTGCTCCGCCTAGAGACCGTAGCTCGTCGCATCAACTATGCCCAAGGCATCCTGGAGGCTCGACAACTGTCCTACAAGCACCTCCGGAACCTGTTGAAACCACTCCCCCTTGACACCCCGGTCGAACTCGAACTTGAGCCAGGGAACCATATTCAAGTCACCCTGCTGGACGCCAATCATTGCCCTGGCGCTGTCATGTTTCTGTTCGAGGGACAAGGGAAGGCTGCCCTCTATACCGGGGATATTCGAAGCGAGCCATGGCATGTCAACGCCATTGCAAGGTCACCCTCCATGGTTCAGTATGCATACGGGCTGAAGACACTCGATACCATCTACCTCGATACATCTTTTGTTGAGGATATCGAGTTTCCCACCAAAGCTCGGGGCATCAGTGAGCTGCTAGACAAGGTCTCCAAGTATCCTCCCAAGACTATCTTCCACTTTCAGGCCTGGACATATGGGTACGAAGATGTGTGGATTGCCCTGTCTAAAGCACTGCAGTCAAGA GTCCACGTTGACGAATACAAGATGGGCATTTACCAGTCCCTTCTTGCCAAGGATCCAGGCAACAGACGTGGCTTCGGTGCCTTGCATCATCTGTCTCCCGAGGCTCCGGCACTTGTGGGGTTTATGCGCGGTAACTCGTATCACCCGGGCTGTCTCACATTGGATGAAAATGTGCGTCTCCACAGCTGTGAGAAGGGCAACTACTGCAAGACAGTTCGAGAAAACCCGATAGTCCAGATACATCCCGTCCTTACCCACCTTCACAACGGCGAAGACCTTCCAGAACTTGGtattggtggaggaggcgatGATCTTGAGCACGACGAGGAGCAAGAACACTTGTCCGAGGTACAAGTTCAGATGGTTACAAAGTT TATCCGCTGGCTTGAAAAGTCGGCTGAGAAAGTCGAACTTCTACCTCTCGAGTCTTTTGCAAGCGGTTCGAAAATTGAGATAGGCTTGGAACTGCTCACATCCGGCGCAGATAACAAAAGTGCACTCATCAATTTCCTGCGAGACCTGATCATGAAGTCCAAGTCCCAGATAGCTTTGGAGAGGTCCATGCTGGCTGCTCACAACGCAGCTGAAGGAAGTTTGCCTAGCCTCATCACCTTTCCCTATTCGCGCCACTCGTCGTATGCCGAGCTTTGTCATCTGGTCGGCACTTTCAAACCAAAAGACGTATGGCCCAACACTGTGAATCCGCGCGAGTGGCTCGAACAAG GTATTACCATTGAACACTTGTTCGGAGAGCACTGTTCCGGTAATTCATTTCGACACGACAAACTGATGGAAGAGATGTTTGGAATGAGAGAACAACCTATCCGTATCAGTGACGACAGCCAGTCCACCACTAGTCATCCGGCAAGCTCATGCCATACCCCTTCGTCGCCAACCCCACAGGTCGTTGACAACTGGGATGGCACAACCATTGCTCCTAATCTGAACTTGGAGAGCAGCTTCTCCCAGATTTCGGTCCAGTCTGAGGCTTTCTTTGACATGCGCACTCATGCCTTCCACCTGATGCTTGACAACGCTATCAATAACGCCGGCCACGATATCGGTCTTATATCCACCAGAGACCACCACACAAACAAGGAGGTCGAACTAGGCGAAACATGA